attaatgagccaatttgaagaTGTTTTGTAGCAGGACGCTCCCTAAAGGACACGTAAGAACTTACAGCGTAAAtctaaaatttgctatggggcctggtgaggggccctttaagtaccCGAGGGCATTAAGCAAGGGCCCGGGACATACATCGAAGTGTTTAACTAATATTACCCAAAGAAAAGGCAATAGTAAACAAAACACGCAAGAGCACAAAACACACAATAAATGACACTCACTAAAATTCAGACAATATAAAACTCTAATTCGCTCTTTCATAAGCTCTAATAATATAGCAAAAAcattggcgcagcatagccttagccgcttttgcgccattaaacccccatttaactaactaacatATAAAAAACAGACGCTATGACGGGAATGTATATAGAGATATCAGATGGCTGGTTAGTTTCTTGCGAAACCTTATTCAATCCAAGTATCAAGCTCATGCCAGTCAATttaatgcttctttttttgcagAGCCCCTTCTTGTTCCTCGTCTTCCCTAtagagtgggtatgtgccactgttgaTCCTCAACCATCATCAATCGTTCGAGGTGAGCAGATATGCCGAAGCGAACAGGCGGCAGCCGCGCTCGTTGTCTGGCCTCGACGCCTTCCAAGGAGGGCCCTAAGGACGCTCAGCAACGGGAAAGGAGGCTCAAGACCAACTGCAAGCGTGAGCCCATCGCAGGCCTTTTGGATATCAGCACAGTGCTCGAGATGCACAAGGTGTTTTCCATGTCCGCTTTGCAGCCGTGCCCCGTATTCGTCTACTCCACCAAGTACCGGTTTTCTCGCAACCGTTGGCTCTGGGAATACGCCACCTACAAGGGCTACTTCATACAAAAGGCAGCGGGCCGCGAGTCCGTGCTTCGCCCGGTCTTTGGGCTGCACAACAGCCTCACGGATGTGACGAGCGAGTTGATAGCCATTGGTTATAGCCAGAGGCAGCCGACGATCACGGTCAAATCGCGACGGCATGCTGTGGCTTACTGCCGCGTGGCACGCCAGACCTGGTTGCAGCACAAGATGCCTAATAGGCCTCTAGAAAACTGCCGACTGCGCAGAGTGACCGGAGTCGGGTTTCAGATTCCAGGCGTCGACGAGAAGCACGTGAAGAGCGTCATGTCGCTATCCATGGAGGCCTTTCAGGAAAATCTTGACAACGTCACGTTTCCTGTTTTGTCCGGCCTCAGCCAGCACGGCAGCGACTCCGCGTTCTTCTTGAAGAAAATGCAGGTGCTGAAAAACAGGTGCAGTAGCACGGTGAATGACGCAGAGTCGGAGTCAAAAGCACATCAGCTCGTGATTCCGATCAAGCAGTTGCCTTGGACAAAACTTGGGTGGGCGACGGCACCTTACAGAGACCATGAAGATGACGTGAACTTTGGCAGTGAAGCCCTCGTCGCCCAAAGACGGGAACTTCACGCCTCAGAAGACGTCTCGGTCTGCTTGCTGTATCGCCTTGTCCTGGTGACACACAACATCCTGCAGTACCTTGTCACCATCAGTGTCGGCAGGTCGTCAACAGTGAAAGAGAGGGCCGACGAAGCCTTGGTCGTCTCTATCCGGCAGCAGATGACCGACAGCGTGCTGGAGATGTTCCTCGACCCATGCACACAAGTTGTCGATGCGCTCTTTGAAGCAGTGATGTGCCGAGCCGCCACATTGGTAGTCAAAGGGTGCACATCTAAGCACCTGCGCGTGAGAACGCTACAACAGTGCCGTCTGGGTAGCGCGGTAGCGTCCTGGCAGCTGTCGACACTGCTCCTGACAAGCGTGGGCGAGGCTTTCACCGAGGCCATTCTGACGGAGGTCGGACACGATGAGCAGACTCACAGGTACTGCAGCGACTGTCTGAGTCTGATTCCACGGTTCAAGGATGACTGCCTGTGCCAGATTTTCCAGGCGCTCTCACTGCGCCATCGAAAGGTATCAATGCTGAAGGCGGCGCAGAACACCGAGCCTGTGGATCCCGTGACCTATTCGGCCGTGACCTTGCTCACGAAAATGAGTGTCACCTACGCGCTGCACCTATTCCGAACGCAGAAAGTGCTGCCAAAACATGTCTACTTGTACGAGCAAGACCTCGAGGATGACTTCTCAAGTTTTCTGATGTGCCTCAATGGTCTGTTCACCGTGGCCGTGCCCCAACCTCCTACCACAGTGCACAAACTGACAGACGGGCGGCTCAGGACATTTATGATGAATATGCTCGTAGCGTACTATAAGGAGGTGGTCGAGCCTTTTGCCTGTGATTCGCAACAGACGACAGCTTTTGACTAACAACTCAAGGCGATGACCCCTAGCAGCCGGACGTGAATGCACTGGATGGACTTGCACCCCGGAGTTACTGTATCACCAGTGTTGATCATCGGGCATGGGACACCTTGTCGTGTCATTGCTGTCAACTGAAAAATATGGACGGTTATGTTTAACGTGAGCATTGTTTTCTGTCTTTAAATGCGACCAGAATCCACAAACATAACAAGGCAACGACTGCTGGTTTTAGTTTTAAGCTTTTCCTTCCGGGCGCTTCAGACGAACGGCGGCATACAAGGGCACACGTACTTGTGTTTTCACATGACAGCTTTACATGAACAGGTAGAAACACCCCATTAAAGTGAGCGCGTGCCGAAATATGCACTTGATTCCTTTCGTAGTCCACCATGATCGGCAAATGCTTTTCTAAAGTAGGAAAGCGTCACATAAGGTTTTGAAGGAGTGAGAGAGGCAGTTATATTCTATATTTTACTGCAGCCGAGCAGACGTGGAGTTCAACAGTACTCTGGTTAGAGAAACTTCACTGCGCTCTCTTAACCATATGAATGATTTACTTTAATGGAGGCACACTTATTGTAATGCAGCATGGCACCTACGGGGCGGCCAGGAGGAGTCCTCTCCTTCCATTCGGAGATTTTGTACTCCGGATGGAATATTTTAGTCTTCAGATCACGCCAATAGACGATCAAGTATCCATTCACTGTCTTAAGACATACGAAGTAGAGCTAGGAGAGGCGGAATCACGTCGTCTTGAAAGGCAGAGCGCTTGAGCTTCGTTAGTGCGGACAGTCTACTGTGAAGCTGCTCTATTCGCTCCCGCCAGAGAAACTTCAAATATGAAGCCTTTTACTTCGATCACCTAAGAAGCAGTGACTACGGTAAAAAGCTATTTACATACTTATAGGCCTAAAACATCTCATTGATGACTGAAACTTTTGATTCCTCCTCCTACACCATTTCCCGTCAGTGCTTCTTACTG
This Dermacentor albipictus isolate Rhodes 1998 colony chromosome 1, USDA_Dalb.pri_finalv2, whole genome shotgun sequence DNA region includes the following protein-coding sequences:
- the LOC135902918 gene encoding uncharacterized protein, with amino-acid sequence MPKRTGGSRARCLASTPSKEGPKDAQQRERRLKTNCKREPIAGLLDISTVLEMHKVFSMSALQPCPVFVYSTKYRFSRNRWLWEYATYKGYFIQKAAGRESVLRPVFGLHNSLTDVTSELIAIGYSQRQPTITVKSRRHAVAYCRVARQTWLQHKMPNRPLENCRLRRVTGVGFQIPGVDEKHVKSVMSLSMEAFQENLDNVTFPVLSGLSQHGSDSAFFLKKMQVLKNRCSSTVNDAESESKAHQLVIPIKQLPWTKLGWATAPYRDHEDDVNFGSEALVAQRRELHASEDVSVCLLYRLVLVTHNILQYLVTISVGRSSTVKERADEALVVSIRQQMTDSVLEMFLDPCTQVVDALFEAVMCRAATLVVKGCTSKHLRVRTLQQCRLGSAVASWQLSTLLLTSVGEAFTEAILTEVGHDEQTHRYCSDCLSLIPRFKDDCLCQIFQALSLRHRKVSMLKAAQNTEPVDPVTYSAVTLLTKMSVTYALHLFRTQKVLPKHVYLYEQDLEDDFSSFLMCLNGLFTVAVPQPPTTVHKLTDGRLRTFMMNMLVAYYKEVVEPFACDSQQTTAFD